DNA sequence from the Marinilongibacter aquaticus genome:
TGAGTCACGAAAAAATGTGGCAAAATATGACCTATTTCTTGAAAGCCGTTATCCCCGAAGCCGAAAAACTGGGGGTAAAAATGGCTCTTCATCCCGATGATCCGCCGATCGACAACATCCGCGGTATTCCGCGAATCATGACCTCTGTCGACGCTTTCAAAAAACTGATCGATCTGGTGCCCAGCCCAAGCAATGGCCTTACTTTTTGTCAGGGCAGTTTTGCCTCAATGGGCGGCGAAGGACAAGGCGAAAACATTCCAGAAGCGATACGGTATTTTGGCAAAAAAGGCCTCATTCATTTTGTTCATTTTCGAGATGTAAAAGGCTATAAAGAGCATTTCGAAGAAGCCTTTCACGACGACGGCAAAACCGACATGTACGAAGCCATGAAAGCCTATTACGAAGTGGGTTTCAAAGGCCCTATTCGTCCCGACCACGTGCCCACCATGTTTGGCGACAGCAACGAACACGCTGGTTACAGCACAATCGGCACCTTGTTTGCCATAGGTTATATTCGCGGACTGATCGAAGGGGTAAGCAAGGCTTAATCTTTCAGAATTTCATTCAAAGCCTGAAGGCTTAGCCCCATACGAACGGCAAAAAAGTCGTCCATATTGAAACCCTCGCCCGGCTGCACGTTTGTGGCGAGGTAATAGATACGGCCATCCTTTTGGGCATAACCCACAAACCAACCGATATTGGCCTCTTCCGTTTGTGCCCAACCCGTTTTACCCCAAAGGGTATACGGAACGCCCTCGTCCAACTCAATCTGCATAATGCGGTTCAGCACTTGATAGCTGTGCTCCTGTATGGGCAATTGTTTTTCCACGAGGCGTTTCAGGAAGTCGACTTGTTGAAATTGGGAAATCTTCGAATCGCCTTGTACCCAAAAGCGATCGAAATTGGTGCTGTCGAAAACCATGCCGGGATATTCTATTCTCTCCAACAATTGACGCATGTTTTGCTCACCCGTTTTCCGGGCAATTTCTTGATAACAAGGCAGGCAGGATTTTTTATAAGCTTCTGCAAAAGTCATATCGGCTTCCCAACTTTTCATATAGCGAGGTTGGCCATCCCAAGGCAGCATGGTGCTGTCGTTTTCCACAATCCCGTTTTCCAAAGCATTGATTGAATTGGCAATTTTGAAAGTAGAAGCAGGTAAAAATCCAGAATCGGCCCAAGCAAAATTATTCGAATAAAAGCGATCGGCATGTTTGTCGTAGACCAAGACCGCCCCCTTCACCTTTGCCGAGTCGAGCAAATGCTGAAAAGAATCCAATTTTACTTTTTGATTCCCTTTTTCTTCCGAAGCATGAGTACAGGCGAAAAGAGCAAACAAGCCTATCAAGAGCAAAAATATTTTCATGGAAAACACACGATATAAGATTCAAAACAAGATAAGCCAAAAATGCAGCATGCCAAAAATCTTCTTGCTTTATTCAGAGGCTTCGTATTGGGCCTAGGTTTCTCTCGCATGCAAAAAATTCATAATTTCGCTTCCTGAATTCGACAAATGAAACAATTTCTAGTAGGCCGATTAAAAAGCATAAAATACGCTCTTCGTGGAGCTTTTCTGCTTATCCGCACCGAAGACGCCATAATTACTCAGTCTTTTGTTGCCCTGATTTTAACAATATTGGGTTTTTATTTCGGCATATCGCGTAGCGAATGGATGCTACAGCTTCTCGCTTTTGGCCTTGTGCTGAGCATAGAAAGCTTGAACACGGCCGTTGAAAAACTCTGCGATTTCATCAATCCCGAATACCACGACCGCATCGGTTTCATCAAAGACATCTCGGCCGGTGCTGTCACTTTTGCAGCTTTGTTTGCCTTTGCCATAATCTGCATTATTTATTGGCCCTATCTTGCTCAGGCCGTAGCTTGAGCCACTTCGCCACCGCAACTGCTGCCCGCTCCGGCAGTACAACCAAAACAATGTTGATTGACAATAATTGAGCGGTTTTCCAATTCTTCCCTATCGAAATCGCGAAGGTGCTTGGCTCCACAAGCCACTTTCAGGTCGAGCATTTGATTGAAATCGCAATCGAATACAAAGCCATCCCAACCGATAGACAGCGTATTTCGGCACATGACATGCTCGGCGGCTCCTGGATTGTAGGCGTTCAGCAATTTTTCCATGTAGGCTCCGTAGTTGTCGCTTACAATCAAATAATCCAAATATCGACTGATCGGAATGTTGGTGATCGCAAAAAGTTGATTGAATTCAATCCCGAAATCTGCTTTCAGTTTGCGTTTGAAATTGAGCTCTAAACCCGCCTGACCGCTGGGCAAAAAAGCCCCAGAAGGATTGTAGACTAGATTCAGCTCCAAACCCGAGCCCACTTGCCCATAGCCCACGGCATTGAGCATTTGCAAAGCCTTTATGGAATCGCGAAATACGCCGTTTCCTCTTTGGGCGTCGGTGCGGGCTTCGGTATATGCCGGCAATGAGCTGACCACCTCCACCTTGTGTGTCTTGAAAAAATCGGGCAAATCGTGAAATCGCGGATTGGCCAAAATAATGGTTAGATTACACCGCACAATAATTTTTATTTCGGAATCAATCGCCCGAATCTGCTCCACAAACCAACGGAAATTGGGATTCATTTCGGGAGCACCGCCCGTAAGATCGACCGTATGAAAAGTGTGATTTTTCAAGGCATCCAAACACAATTCCATCGTTTCCTTGGTCATGATTTCTTTCCTGTCTGGCCCGGCATCTACATGACAGTGGGCACACACTTGATTGCACATTTTGCCCACATTAATTTGCAGAATTTCGAGGCCAGTTGGTTTGAGCGGATACAAATCGATTGCCTGCAATTTGCTTTTGAATTTCGGCATTTCGAAACCCAGTTTTTCGGTATCGTTCAATACTTTCAACTGAAATTCGGTTTCGCCCAATTCGTGTTTTTGAGCCTTTAGTGATTTTACGGGATTCGCCATTACATCAATAATTCTTTCGTTTTATTCATCATCTGTACTCCATGTACGAGAGAAGCCCCTCCACGGATCGCTGATGCCACATGTACGGCCTCCATTAATTCGTCTTCAGCACAACCTTTTTCCAAAGTATCCGAGGTATACGCATCAATGCAGTAGGGGCATTGCACCGCATGAGCCACGGCAAGAGCGATCAAACTTTTCTCTCTTTCGGTAAGGGCCCCGGCTTTGAACACCTCGTTGTAATACGAAAAAAACTTGTCGGCCAATTCTTGCCCGAATTCTCCGATATTGCCAAATTTCTTTAAATCTTCAGGATTGTAGTACGTTTTCATTTCGACTTGTTTAAAAGTTCTTTGTAAAGCGTTCGCAATTCTTGCGGACTTTTCTTTTTCGACATCCAGTTATTCATCACTATATAATTGGCTTTCAGTACTTTCCAATAAGAGTTGTGCTTATATTTCCGGGCAGAAACAACAACATCTTTCGGAATGATCTTAAAACGAAAACTACCCTTACTTCTTAATAGAATGTCGTAGTCTTCCATAATCACATGCTCTGCCGAAAAACCCTGCAACGACTCAAACGCCTCACGACGGACAAACAGCGTCTGATCACCCCCGCGGCACCAAATCATGGGGAAACGCGTAAAAAAAGAATTGATGTACATCAAAAAATACGGGTAAGCATCGAATTTATACCGATAGCAACCCATATCCACCCCTTGATCGATGGCGGCGAGAATATCCTTAACAAAATGAGGATGGACCAAAGTATCCGCATGCACAAAATACAAAATGCTGCTTTTGGTATACAAAGCCCCTTCGTTCATTTGATGGTTTCGGCCCGCTTTATCGGCCACAACATACTTGACTGGAAATGCACAAAGCACAGATTCGATATTGTCTTCCGATTCGGGCGAATCCACGATAAGCACATCCACCAGCTCATTGCCAATGGCATCAAAAAGGCGTGTCAAACAACGCGTAATGGTACCTGCTTCGTTGAATGTAGGTATAATTACACTGATTTTCATAGGCTCACTTCATTGTTGAGAAGCCAATCCAGCGGGATTCCAGTATTTTTTGTTTCGGTTTCCGGTAAAATTTCTGTGTTGTCCCATACGCCCGTCATCAAGGTTTCGGCATAGGGCCAAGGCAAACTGTGTTCCATCATCAGC
Encoded proteins:
- a CDS encoding glycosyltransferase — encoded protein: MKISVIIPTFNEAGTITRCLTRLFDAIGNELVDVLIVDSPESEDNIESVLCAFPVKYVVADKAGRNHQMNEGALYTKSSILYFVHADTLVHPHFVKDILAAIDQGVDMGCYRYKFDAYPYFLMYINSFFTRFPMIWCRGGDQTLFVRREAFESLQGFSAEHVIMEDYDILLRSKGSFRFKIIPKDVVVSARKYKHNSYWKVLKANYIVMNNWMSKKKSPQELRTLYKELLNKSK
- a CDS encoding diacylglycerol kinase family protein, yielding MKQFLVGRLKSIKYALRGAFLLIRTEDAIITQSFVALILTILGFYFGISRSEWMLQLLAFGLVLSIESLNTAVEKLCDFINPEYHDRIGFIKDISAGAVTFAALFAFAIICIIYWPYLAQAVA
- a CDS encoding arsenosugar biosynthesis-associated peroxidase-like protein — protein: MKTYYNPEDLKKFGNIGEFGQELADKFFSYYNEVFKAGALTEREKSLIALAVAHAVQCPYCIDAYTSDTLEKGCAEDELMEAVHVASAIRGGASLVHGVQMMNKTKELLM
- the arsS gene encoding arsenosugar biosynthesis radical SAM (seleno)protein ArsS (Some members of this family are selenoproteins.): MANPVKSLKAQKHELGETEFQLKVLNDTEKLGFEMPKFKSKLQAIDLYPLKPTGLEILQINVGKMCNQVCAHCHVDAGPDRKEIMTKETMELCLDALKNHTFHTVDLTGGAPEMNPNFRWFVEQIRAIDSEIKIIVRCNLTIILANPRFHDLPDFFKTHKVEVVSSLPAYTEARTDAQRGNGVFRDSIKALQMLNAVGYGQVGSGLELNLVYNPSGAFLPSGQAGLELNFKRKLKADFGIEFNQLFAITNIPISRYLDYLIVSDNYGAYMEKLLNAYNPGAAEHVMCRNTLSIGWDGFVFDCDFNQMLDLKVACGAKHLRDFDREELENRSIIVNQHCFGCTAGAGSSCGGEVAQATA
- a CDS encoding penicillin-binding transpeptidase domain-containing protein; the encoded protein is MKIFLLLIGLFALFACTHASEEKGNQKVKLDSFQHLLDSAKVKGAVLVYDKHADRFYSNNFAWADSGFLPASTFKIANSINALENGIVENDSTMLPWDGQPRYMKSWEADMTFAEAYKKSCLPCYQEIARKTGEQNMRQLLERIEYPGMVFDSTNFDRFWVQGDSKISQFQQVDFLKRLVEKQLPIQEHSYQVLNRIMQIELDEGVPYTLWGKTGWAQTEEANIGWFVGYAQKDGRIYYLATNVQPGEGFNMDDFFAVRMGLSLQALNEILKD